A section of the Clostridium sp. TW13 genome encodes:
- a CDS encoding EFR1 family ferrodoxin (N-terminal region resembles flavodoxins. C-terminal ferrodoxin region binds two 4Fe-4S clusters.) — protein MIFYFSGTGNSLWAAEKLSISLNEELISISDAIKDNNYEYTLADDEMIGFVFPIYAWDAPKFVIDFIDKLKLKNCNANYTFAVSTCEANVGLTIKNLSKTLEYKCLKLNSGFSLLMPSNYNILYITKSENSIDSILDMAEQKLEEISTIIKKREDKIEVVLGQFAFLKTKLVNPLFIKYGLNTKKFFANEACVSCGLCERICPTNNIKLEGKPIWGSNCTQCLGCINRCPKQAIQYGKNSKDKPRYYNPRCK, from the coding sequence ATGATATTTTATTTTTCTGGCACTGGAAATTCCTTATGGGCCGCTGAAAAACTCTCTATTTCTCTAAATGAAGAACTTATCTCTATATCAGATGCAATAAAAGATAATAATTATGAATATACACTTGCTGATGATGAAATGATTGGTTTTGTGTTTCCTATTTATGCATGGGATGCACCTAAATTTGTAATTGATTTTATAGATAAACTTAAATTAAAGAACTGCAATGCTAATTATACTTTTGCAGTTAGTACATGTGAGGCTAATGTTGGGCTTACCATAAAAAATTTAAGCAAAACTTTAGAATACAAGTGTTTAAAATTAAATAGTGGTTTTTCACTGCTTATGCCTAGTAACTACAACATACTTTATATAACAAAATCAGAAAACTCAATAGATTCTATATTAGATATGGCAGAGCAAAAACTTGAGGAAATAAGCACAATTATTAAAAAACGAGAAGATAAGATTGAAGTTGTTTTGGGACAATTTGCATTTTTGAAAACTAAATTAGTTAATCCCTTATTTATTAAGTATGGACTTAATACAAAAAAATTCTTTGCCAATGAAGCTTGTGTATCTTGTGGTCTTTGCGAAAGAATTTGTCCTACAAATAATATTAAATTAGAAGGAAAACCAATATGGGGAAGCAATTGCACTCAATGCTTAGGTTGTATTAACAGATGTCCTAAGCAAGCTATCCAATATGGAAAGAATTCAAAGGATAAGCCTAGATATTATAATCCTAGGTGCAAATAA
- a CDS encoding alpha/beta-type small acid-soluble spore protein — protein MASNNSGSNRTLVPGAKQGLNALKTEVASEVGLSDYETLDKGNLSSRQNGTVGGYMVKHMIETYEQGL, from the coding sequence ATGGCATCAAACAATAGTGGATCAAACAGAACTTTAGTACCAGGAGCAAAACAAGGTTTAAACGCATTAAAAACTGAGGTTGCATCAGAAGTTGGATTAAGTGATTATGAAACTCTAGATAAGGGAAACCTTTCTTCTAGACAAAATGGAACTGTAGGTGGATACATGGTTAAACACATGATAGAAACTTACGAACAAGGACTATAA
- a CDS encoding glycerate kinase: MKKDLVIALAPDSFKESMTAKEVCAAMERGIKKANRKITCVHIPMADGGEGTMQSLVDATNGEVHSVSVTGPLGNEVEAQYGILGTGKIGVIEMASASGIQLVPTEKRNPLITTTYGTGELIKYCLDHGVKKLLIGIGGSATNDGGAGVIQALGGKLLDEEGKEIGFGGEELGKLHKIDLTNLDSRLKEVTIEVACDVNNPLCGERGASNVFGPQKGATKEMVEILDRNLKHYAQIIKAQLGKDVLDEPGSGAAGGLGAGLMAFLNGTLKKGIEMVIEYSGLEEKIKDADMVWTGEGSIDFQTQYGKTPLGVATVAKKYNKPVIALAGRVGEGIECLYEKGIDSIFGILKGATSIDEALIKGQENIESTAENIIRLIDLLHE, translated from the coding sequence ATGAAAAAAGATTTAGTGATTGCATTAGCACCAGATTCTTTCAAAGAAAGTATGACAGCAAAAGAAGTTTGTGCAGCAATGGAAAGAGGAATAAAGAAAGCAAATAGAAAAATTACTTGTGTGCATATACCTATGGCTGATGGAGGAGAAGGAACTATGCAGTCATTAGTAGATGCAACTAATGGTGAAGTGCATTCGGTTAGTGTGACTGGTCCGCTTGGAAATGAAGTAGAAGCTCAATATGGGATATTAGGAACAGGGAAAATAGGAGTAATAGAAATGGCTAGTGCAAGTGGTATACAACTTGTACCTACGGAAAAAAGAAATCCGCTAATAACTACAACTTATGGTACTGGTGAGCTTATAAAATATTGCCTAGACCATGGCGTGAAAAAGTTATTGATAGGGATTGGTGGAAGCGCCACAAATGATGGTGGTGCTGGAGTTATACAAGCTTTAGGTGGTAAGTTATTAGATGAAGAAGGGAAAGAAATAGGCTTTGGTGGTGAAGAGTTAGGAAAATTACATAAAATTGATTTAACTAATTTAGATTCTCGATTAAAAGAAGTAACAATAGAGGTAGCTTGTGACGTTAATAATCCATTATGTGGAGAGAGAGGAGCTTCAAATGTGTTCGGACCACAAAAAGGAGCAACTAAAGAAATGGTGGAAATACTAGATAGAAACTTAAAACATTATGCACAGATAATCAAAGCCCAACTTGGTAAGGATGTTCTAGATGAACCAGGCTCTGGGGCAGCAGGGGGATTAGGTGCTGGTCTTATGGCCTTCCTAAATGGAACTTTAAAAAAAGGAATAGAAATGGTAATAGAGTATTCTGGCCTTGAAGAAAAGATTAAAGATGCTGATATGGTTTGGACGGGAGAAGGAAGTATTGATTTCCAAACTCAATATGGAAAGACACCTTTAGGAGTGGCTACAGTAGCTAAAAAATACAATAAGCCAGTAATTGCACTAGCTGGAAGAGTTGGTGAAGGTATAGAATGCTTATATGAAAAAGGAATTGATTCTATATTTGGCATCCTAAAAGGAGCGACTTCAATAGATGAAGCTTTAATCAAAGGTCAAGAGAATATTGAGAGTACAGCTGAAAATATAATAAGACTTATTGATTTATTACATGAATAA
- a CDS encoding sugar ABC transporter substrate-binding protein has product MYLSIPDSFFMPVHYVDIDILELIVHSRHLKKDYFNNLNRQGGLVIGVSLPNQREERWIRDRQAMEAYAKEKNITIKFESADFDVNKQVQQVENLISQGVNVLIILPLDPVTGIELVEKAHKAGIKVVDYDLLLKNSDIDAFVAFNGLRVGELQGQYLVSKVPRGNYVIMSGDPDVNFKEGAMEFIQPLVFVGNIKIVEDAVIKGWVPSIAYDVVKAALAKNNNKIDAILAPNDATAGAAIQALQEQGLAGKVAVTGQDADIEAVRRIIEGTQSMTVFKDTRELAKAAIDVAVKLADNETLVTDTTTNNGKRNVPTILIQPMLVDKSNIDKVLIDSGYLKKEDVYRGY; this is encoded by the coding sequence ATGTATCTATCCATACCAGATAGTTTTTTTATGCCAGTTCATTATGTTGATATAGATATATTAGAATTAATTGTTCATAGTAGACATTTAAAGAAAGATTATTTCAATAATTTGAATAGGCAAGGAGGATTAGTTATTGGAGTATCTCTACCTAATCAAAGAGAAGAAAGATGGATTAGAGATAGACAGGCTATGGAAGCATATGCAAAAGAAAAAAATATTACTATAAAGTTCGAAAGTGCAGATTTTGATGTGAATAAGCAAGTTCAACAAGTAGAAAATTTGATTTCACAGGGAGTAAATGTATTGATAATTCTACCCTTAGATCCCGTAACAGGAATTGAGCTTGTTGAAAAAGCTCATAAAGCAGGGATTAAGGTAGTAGATTATGATTTGTTATTAAAAAATAGTGATATAGATGCTTTTGTTGCTTTTAATGGGTTAAGGGTTGGTGAACTGCAAGGACAGTATCTTGTTTCAAAGGTTCCAAGAGGAAATTATGTTATTATGTCAGGAGACCCAGATGTTAACTTCAAAGAAGGAGCAATGGAATTTATACAGCCTTTAGTTTTTGTAGGCAACATAAAGATAGTTGAAGATGCAGTAATTAAAGGATGGGTGCCAAGCATTGCCTATGATGTAGTTAAAGCAGCTTTAGCCAAAAATAATAATAAAATAGATGCAATATTAGCACCTAATGATGCTACAGCAGGAGCTGCAATTCAAGCGTTGCAAGAACAAGGATTAGCGGGAAAGGTAGCGGTGACAGGGCAAGATGCAGATATAGAAGCTGTTAGAAGAATAATTGAAGGAACTCAGTCAATGACAGTATTTAAAGATACAAGAGAATTAGCAAAAGCTGCAATAGATGTTGCAGTAAAATTAGCAGATAATGAAACGTTAGTTACAGATACAACTACAAATAATGGCAAGAGGAATGTACCTACAATTCTAATTCAGCCTATGCTTGTAGATAAAAGCAATATAGACAAAGTTCTGATTGACAGTGGCTATTTGAAAAAAGAAGATGTATATCGGGGATACTAG
- a CDS encoding cytochrome P450, whose protein sequence is MLMKEQVVHDKSLDSTLSLMKDGYLFIKNRMDEFHCGIFETHLLGEKVICMSGEEASKLFYNEELFMRKGVAPKRVQKTLFGMHTVQSMDGTEHAKRKQLFMSQMTEANEKKLADLVMKEWENSISKWKGAESIVLFDEVKEILCKVACFWAGVPLNESDVKYRADDFYSMVDGFGGVGPRYWKGKRARSRTEDWIRSVVEDVRTGRLLVAEGTPLFVMAYHREFYGGLMNSQIAAVELINILRPIVAIATYITFEALALYENPECERRISVGDEKYIKAFVQEVRRFYPFTPFLGARAKKDFIWNDCVFKEGTLVLLDVYGTDHDHRIWNNPEEFKPERFMERKDQLFDFIPQGGGNPAKGHRCPGEGITIEIMKTSLDFLVNKIEFVVPEQDLKYSLSRIPTLPNSGFVIKNIRRKI, encoded by the coding sequence ATGTTAATGAAAGAACAGGTTGTACATGATAAAAGTCTTGATAGTACTCTTAGCTTAATGAAAGATGGGTATCTTTTCATTAAAAATAGAATGGATGAATTTCATTGTGGCATATTTGAAACTCATTTACTTGGAGAAAAAGTAATTTGTATGAGTGGAGAGGAGGCTTCAAAACTTTTTTATAATGAGGAACTTTTTATGAGAAAAGGTGTGGCACCAAAGAGAGTTCAAAAAACATTGTTTGGTATGCATACTGTACAATCAATGGATGGCACAGAGCATGCTAAAAGGAAACAACTTTTCATGTCACAGATGACAGAAGCCAATGAAAAAAAACTTGCTGACCTTGTAATGAAGGAATGGGAAAATTCAATAAGTAAATGGAAGGGCGCAGAATCAATAGTATTATTTGATGAAGTAAAAGAGATTCTATGCAAGGTAGCGTGCTTTTGGGCTGGAGTTCCATTAAATGAATCTGATGTAAAGTATAGAGCAGATGATTTTTACTCAATGGTAGATGGATTTGGGGGTGTTGGTCCTAGATATTGGAAAGGGAAAAGAGCGAGATCTAGAACAGAAGATTGGATAAGAAGTGTAGTAGAGGATGTAAGAACGGGTAGATTGTTAGTAGCCGAAGGAACACCGCTTTTTGTAATGGCATATCATAGAGAATTTTATGGTGGACTCATGAATTCCCAGATAGCTGCAGTAGAACTTATTAATATATTAAGACCTATAGTAGCTATAGCTACATATATTACTTTTGAAGCTTTAGCTTTATATGAAAATCCTGAATGTGAAAGAAGAATATCAGTTGGAGATGAAAAGTATATTAAGGCTTTTGTCCAAGAAGTTAGACGATTCTATCCCTTTACTCCATTCTTAGGTGCAAGGGCCAAAAAGGATTTCATTTGGAATGACTGTGTGTTTAAGGAAGGAACTCTGGTATTACTTGATGTTTATGGTACAGATCATGATCATAGGATATGGAATAATCCAGAAGAATTTAAACCTGAGCGTTTTATGGAACGAAAGGATCAGCTATTTGATTTTATTCCACAAGGGGGAGGAAACCCTGCAAAAGGGCATAGATGTCCAGGAGAAGGCATTACAATAGAAATCATGAAAACAAGTTTGGATTTTCTTGTTAATAAGATTGAATTTGTAGTTCCAGAACAGGATTTAAAGTATAGCTTGTCTAGAATTCCTACGTTGCCTAATAGTGGCTTTGTGATAAAGAACATTAGAAGAAAAATATAA
- a CDS encoding tRNA (mnm(5)s(2)U34)-methyltransferase, with protein sequence MFKYVGDISIISHHIIKEFLENKEVAIDATLGNGYDTDFLSNTFKKVYSFEIQKSACDGYIKRKSDNVTIINDSHHLLKQYVDEPVDCIMYNLGFLPGGDKNITTKCETSFTSIKEGLELLSHGGIMTICLYRGHEEGKEEENIILPYLGLLPKSKFGVMYHSFFNRSEESPILIVVEKK encoded by the coding sequence ATGTTCAAATATGTTGGGGATATAAGTATAATTTCCCATCATATCATAAAAGAGTTTTTAGAAAATAAAGAAGTAGCAATAGATGCAACTTTAGGTAATGGGTATGATACAGATTTTCTTTCAAATACTTTTAAAAAAGTTTATTCATTCGAAATTCAAAAATCTGCCTGTGATGGATATATTAAAAGAAAATCTGATAATGTTACAATAATAAATGATTCCCATCATTTATTAAAACAATATGTGGACGAGCCTGTTGATTGTATTATGTACAATTTGGGATTTTTGCCTGGTGGAGATAAAAATATTACAACAAAGTGTGAAACATCTTTTACAAGTATAAAAGAAGGGCTTGAGTTGTTAAGTCATGGTGGAATAATGACAATCTGTCTTTATAGAGGGCATGAAGAAGGAAAAGAAGAAGAAAATATTATTTTACCCTATTTGGGTTTATTGCCTAAATCTAAGTTTGGAGTCATGTATCATAGTTTTTTTAATAGGAGTGAGGAGTCACCTATTTTAATTGTTGTTGAAAAGAAATAA